The genomic DNA TTCTGGTAGAACAAAAAGATAAAGAAGGCTTAGATTTCGTCAGAGCTGTTCTTGATGAATTTGACATTAAACTCAATATACAAGGACTCGATAATATTGATAGAGAAAAAAGATATATCATTGCGGCTAATCACCCTATTGGAAGCATGGATGGAATTGCATTAATGGATGTGCTTGGTAAAGTTAGAGAAGACATTATTTTCCCTGTAAATGATTTATTGATGAATATACCCCATCTTCAAAAACTTTTTATCCCCATAAATAAACACGGAAGTAATATTGAAAATGCACGAATTATTGACCGTACTTTTGCTTCGAAAGTGATGATGCTTTATTTTCCTGCAGGTCTAGTTTCGAGGCGAAAAAAAGGTGTTATAGAAGATACCGAATGGAAAAAAACATTTATACGTAAATCTCGTGATTATAAACGCGATATAGTCCCTACTTATATCGAAGGTAGAGTTAGCTCGTTTTTTTATCGTTTAGCCAATTGGAGAGCCCGTTTAGGTATAAAAATAAATATAGAAATGCTCTATCTTGCCAACGAAATGTTTAAACAAAGAGGTAAAGAAATAAAAATTATTTTTGGCAAACCTATTCCTCATCAAACTTTTGATCGCTCAAAAAAAGATATTGAATGGGCTGCTTATGTAAAAAAGCAAGTTTATGCTATAAATAAAAAAGATTAAAAAAAGGAAGAGAAATGCAAAATATTATTCCAAAAGTAAGCAGAGCTTTACTTGACAAAGAACTAACTAAGGATATCTTTTTTACAGAAACCAATAATGGAGGAAATGAGCTTTATATTTTTTCAGCCCATAATCGACCAAACCTAATGCGTGAAGTTGCTCGTCTCAGAGAAATTACATTTCGTGAAGCCGGAGGAGGAACAGGAAAAGAGATGGATATGGATAGTTACGACACTTCGGAAGTTCCATTTCAACAACTTATAGTATGGAATCCTACAGATAAAGAGATTGTAGGTGGATACAGATTTATTTGCGGCAAAAAGATATCTATTATTAACGGAGAAGTAAAAAGTCCGACAACCGGTTTATTTAGGTTTTCTAAAGAATTTGTAAACGATTATCTTCCACAGTCTATTGAATTGGGACGATCTTTCGTTCAACCTAATTATCAACCTAATTTTAATCTTAGAAAAGGAATGTATTCTTTGGATAATTTATGGGATGGATTGGGAGCTATTTCTGTGGAACATCCTGAAATAAAATATCTATACGGCAAAATGACGATGTACACAGATTATAACATTTACGCA from Bacteroidales bacterium includes the following:
- a CDS encoding 1-acyl-sn-glycerol-3-phosphate acyltransferase, with amino-acid sequence MENTETTVRDFIDVERIIASKSEKALKYTPNFIIAYLKRIVHQDYINTFLVEQKDKEGLDFVRAVLDEFDIKLNIQGLDNIDREKRYIIAANHPIGSMDGIALMDVLGKVREDIIFPVNDLLMNIPHLQKLFIPINKHGSNIENARIIDRTFASKVMMLYFPAGLVSRRKKGVIEDTEWKKTFIRKSRDYKRDIVPTYIEGRVSSFFYRLANWRARLGIKINIEMLYLANEMFKQRGKEIKIIFGKPIPHQTFDRSKKDIEWAAYVKKQVYAINKKD
- a CDS encoding GNAT family N-acetyltransferase, which encodes MQNIIPKVSRALLDKELTKDIFFTETNNGGNELYIFSAHNRPNLMREVARLREITFREAGGGTGKEMDMDSYDTSEVPFQQLIVWNPTDKEIVGGYRFICGKKISIINGEVKSPTTGLFRFSKEFVNDYLPQSIELGRSFVQPNYQPNFNLRKGMYSLDNLWDGLGAISVEHPEIKYLYGKMTMYTDYNIYARDTLLYFLRNFFPDNRSLITPRKAIELKYPDSEFEKIFTGTTYEENYKILVRTVRKHKENIPPLFNAYMNLSASMMIFGTAVNYNFGEVEETGMLITIDDIYEKKKHRYFNSYIKKLQKNIKSLRHYRYDRKNS